The Glycine max cultivar Williams 82 chromosome 17, Glycine_max_v4.0, whole genome shotgun sequence genome contains the following window.
taaacttATAATCCTACTATAATCCTAAACACGTACGTACACTTAATACCTTGTATATTTTCAGATAAGAATGTAACTATATCCTCACCCAAGTTTCAAAGTTAGCTTACTCGTCAATAAATGAATGGAAGGAGTGTTCATCTTTTAGTATTACTGTTAGGCtagatttttatatatttcaattaaatcaaattcatTAGAGATTAGGGTACATAAAAAGGTGATGCAATAAACATATTGAGGGACGGAAGTCCTTGCAATCAGACATTCTCAATAAAATATTTCCATGAAACTCAAACTAGTACACAAGAGAGACACcgcaaataaagtaaaatttatgattaaagaAGTACATACCAATAGACCTTGACATTGCAAGAACACCAAATACACGATGGCCATTCCATTGAATCACCTTTCCTCCAGCTGCCTCAATTCTTGCATATTCATCATCTCGGTTAGGCTAACATACCACAACCATGAATCAcctgttaaaattttaaaattttaaaggggATCTATAACTATTATTGGAGCAACTTACTTTATGGTCCACTGATAATGCCATGGGTTCTTTGCCACGACATAGAACTGCTCGTGAATCACCACAATTTGCAACTATGATATGAGAAGCACAAATAACAGCAACAACAGCAGTGGAGCCAACAGTTTCTGGGGCAACAGGTTCATTATTAACTTTCCCACCAACTTCAGCATCGACCTTTAAGAAACAATTGGTGAAAACCTTTTTCCACTGATTTTGACAACCATCCTTCATACTTCCACTGATTAGACCTTCCTTCACAAATTCTATTTCCTCAGCCAAGGCCCAATGGGTACGATCACGACAATAGTTTGCAACCTGAATGAGGAAAGCAAGCTCCATGTGAAGGGTATTAAAGATAAAACTAAAATCATTGGACACAAGAATCGTGATAATAAAGAACAGAATTAAACGTTACCTGAGAGCCACCATGACCATCATAGACTCCAAAGAAATGGGTCATCTGCTGATTAAAACACTTGTTTATTCCATCAATTACCCGATCACCAATTAGCATTTGAATAGGAATTTTCAGAAACCGAGGTACAGTTGCAACTGCATCTTCCATCTCAGGTCTTCTTCCACACAAAGATATGAATCCATAAAGTGGGGTATAATCCAATTCAAAAACACTCCGACCAACTGTTCCACTCACCCCTTTTTCCTGAGGCAACTGATGAAGATCAACAGCAGAAGACTTTGGACCAGATCTAACTCCAGACTCTTCTTCAAGGCTCACTGCCACAGCAAGAGGATCAGTCATAATATCAGTGTCGACATTTGACTCCCCTAAATCAACAGCCTCGGCAACAATATTGACAGCACAGATGCTCTTCTCTACATCTGTGGAACACGGTGTCCCAACATCTGAAGTAGCATCAAAACAGAATGACTCCTCTCCACACACACTACTGTTCTCACTGACTACCGAAAGAGAACACGAGCTATCAACAAACTGGTCACCTTCAAACGACAACGAATCCTCCTCAATTTCCATGGTTAACTCTTCATCACCAGCAACCAAAGTGCTTCTATTTTGTGATATCATATCCAACATAGGACTCTCTCCTTCCCTATCTTGAATTGGTGGTATGACTTCCGCAATACCAACTTCATCCTCCAAATTGCCACTATCATGACAATCATCTGAACCTGCGACCGTTTCGGTGAAAATCTTAGTTACAGAATTAGATAACAACCCTGTATCCCCCATCAGCTTAAATCTGGATACATCCATGTGGGGAACTACTGTGGTTGGGTTATCACAGACTGAATTGCAATTACAATTACCTACTCTTAATGGCACTGCAACCGCAAAGGACATCTCCTCCATCGAAATCCCTATCTAGGTAGGACAAAAAGTTACCCTCCCACCCCTCAACTATCACAAAACCTGTCATACTTCAACTAAATTTGCACCTGCTTTTCTGATTGAATATGACCTTAGAATGTGAAAGGGTGGCATTTTCCATTCCTAATGAGCCCTATAAGACAAAAGGGGAAGCAAATTCAGGCGATGCAAAGCATGAACTATAGCTAAAAGGTGGTGAAAGTGAAATGGGGTATAGATCTGGTCAACATCAACGGATCCAAGCTtccatttttggaaaaaaaaaattaatcataaatagcTATACCAAGTGTCACACAACACCCTTCTCGAGCATTACCAACTTCGTCTACCTTTGTCAACTctagtgagagagagaaaaagccctgaaaaacattaaaacaaaaaccaaaaaccaaaaaaaatacaaactttaTCTGAACAAAAACAGACTGCACTAAAACCCCACCAGTTAAAAGgaaacaaatttcaaaaaaacaaaaacaccccTTTATCTCTAAGcacaagaaagaagaaagagagtcATGAGAAAGAAACCCAGAAAAGGTAAAGTCTCAAGAATCACAAGGAAACCCTAAAAAGATGACACCCTTTTCCACATACCACCATGAGTTGCCTGGATCTGAGGCAACGCAACGCATCACAGGCGCCCGCGCACTCTCtagtactaataataatattaataattattacttaTTACTACAAAAtcaatgaacaaaagaaagcataaataagaattaagaagtgaaaaaaataaaataataataggaaaaaaaaagaatcgaCTGAAGAGTGAGTGACTACCTAATTTTGTCAACGGTGTAGGGTATGGTGGTTGCTTCCCTTCTCTCTCTTtgtctctcactctctcttttctttttctctatcttACTTCGTCTCACTTTGACACCTGAAACGCTTGTATTGgggaaaaaaaggaacaaagcATCATTAAACAACAATAGCCAAGAcatgagtgttttttttatttgtttttcttttaattctgacCTATTAAAAATTAACAGCTCAGCTATGAAGCATTATTTTAAAGGTATGATTTTTTTACGTTGAATTATCTAATTTTAGGTATttcattttagaaaaatgaaattattagtGCTTGGCACGTggtcttcattttgattaacagaattattatgagaaaatatgcgttattatataaatagaaaaatagacAAATGcataagtttatttaattttaattgtatgaATGTATCTCAGCTATTTCTAAATTTGATGACATGATTGGTTGTTATAAGACATTTACAAATAGTTACagagaaaaaagattaattagttttatttatgcattacaatttcaatttttttcatttgtgacAACAACTAAAAATCACTGATTTTTAAAGTAAGGAGTGGTGATAAAAGTATTAGGCAAATGTGAGCAATAATAAGTTATCAGAAGTTAAAAAGTGGTTTTGCCTTTTTTTATATGCAACGGAATTTTTATTTAAGGTCTCTTTATAATAAGAATGATTGTCTAAAGAATGAGATCaaacaataacttttaaaactatatatgtatgttacaagaactaaaaatatatgttacaaTAACAATAGtagcaataataataacaagagagataattatattttttacaaaatttatccTAGAAAGCATTTTCATTCTTATGTACACCTCTTACTTAATTTATACCACCATTGCGGTGATGAGTTCCTCCCCCCCCCCTTTTCATCCCCATACACACCTCGTATTTTTCCTATAGGTTTAACGTTGATGCACTGCTATTACTCATCATAATCTCTCCTATGCTTTTTATCCATCACACATACAATTTTTCAGACCTAGACTAAATCCGatgttcattttttatgttctttgaGTCTATAACACTCTCATCACTTGTTTCCAAACAACACTATTTTCAATCACAGTATCTTCCTttacacaaatatttaattttcaaatgtcatgccaaattaattaaacattagTATCCATGGTTGTTTCCTTTGCCTTTGTCTTCTTTGTCGGACTCTTTTTTGTAAGCAATTCCTCTATTAGGGTCAACCATCAGATCATAGTCTCACCTTCCAAAAACAGTCTCGCCCATCGGAGCACATAAGATGAGATCCCTCTTTAACAGCAAGAACTCATCAGCAACCATGTCCTCTTCCTCTTATGTGGCATTGCCCTAACCCATGTACTTGTGCAACACTTCTCGACCATTATGGTAACGACCTAATATTGACAACAATGTAGGGAAGGCATTGACAGTGGTGAGATTGGTGTGTTCTACTAGTGGCCTAGTCTAGGGTTTAATCTATTTGTTCAAGTAccaaaaccaaattaaaaactaaacgtaacattttcacaaaaattactaaaaaaatcaactaattaaattttataatttaaattagagttttctattataattatGATCAATCAAGTTAAACATAAGTTCCAAGAAATCACGATTTTACATAAACTCATTTAGCTTGTGGGTTGAACAAGATTGGTTTGTGGATTTGTAGAATTGTTTAAAgtgcatattatatatattttttaaatgattattgaTATCGATTACAgaataaattaatgtatttgAATGATAGATATTTGGTGTTTGGCTACAATAGTTAAAATTCCTctcattaacaaaataaaaattaataaattaatactaactattagcttttcaaaaaaaaaatgccataTCCCCTCAATTAGAAGTTGCCATGCCAATTAAATGACGCCTTATTTCCCATTAGGTTTAACGTTGTTTGTATTATACTTTTCATTATCATTTCACCCACATCATTTGTGCCATAAATGCAATCAATTTCTACAATTCTAATACTTAATTTCCATGCACATAAGATCAACATAGAAAGCACGGTATTGTAAATTACAACCTATAATGAAATTAAGGGGCCAAGCGTAAGTTAgccttttattaaaatatttctcCATTACTTAATAGATGGaatttttttccatatttttaattgatttttataattctttgatatattttttattattttcattatttaaattttaagcttTTTTCAAAtctgtttaaatatttttattttggtctcGAGCTAGCCAATACAAAATGAGCGTGGATCACCTATATTATAAATTCGCTATTTTGTGAGCTAACCCAACTCATTTATTTGTAAGACAATACTTGCCCACATATCAAGCGTTATTCCTATGTGaatgtgaatgaaaaaaaaaaatatgaggcTTGTGAGAAGGTGCCTCTATGGAATAAATCGTCAATATACTCCTTATTATTACTTTCTCTGGTTTTTAAAGtaatgaaattatataagtaatctctaaaatattgaatatcatatattttattggttaaaatgcaaatttagccttttatattttagtttttattcagtttgattttttatgttttaaaagtttcattatagtttttaaattttttgaataacttcaaattagttttgttCAATTGCTAAATGTGATATAACTGAAATAGATACACATGTTTTTTAAAGGAACATTTTCCTGATTTGCTAAACGTGACCAGTACCTCACCAAGCTCCTTGGACCCAAGTCAATGGTCAACCGCCTCATGCTCTGTAGCCACAACTACCATGCCAGCAACACCATTCTCCGTGAAGCCAAGGACATTGCCGAGAACAATCTCAGGTGGTGTACATTGGTCATGGACAGGCTCTGTTCAGTGATGGTGTTGTCCACCATCAAGAGGAAGATGGAGAGAAGAAGCTAGTGAGTGAGGTGAGAAGGGTAAGATGGGGACTTTGCAAAATCAGGAGGTGCACCAAAACATAAATGGGGTGCCTTAAGTAATTTCCCAGGACATGAGGCATAGTGGAGGTGTGGATCAAAACCAAAAATGCTTAGGTGAGGCCTGTGGACTGTAATATAAAGTGGCCTAATCAAAGTTTGAATTgcctttgttttcttgtttatttcttctttaattCTTGTATGAACATGgcatttagaaataaaattaaaaccttaaaaaaatttaatataataataaaaagataacaaaatatatattaaaattcattttagcatgattaaatatttaattaattatagtatTGTGTTCACACAAAAATTATTGGCTTAGTCTCACAATTGATAAATGTTCCAAAAGCTTGACTCTAAATTGgaagaacataatgaaaaatGTATTGACAGAGAGTAAAATTGACTAGCGTTATTTAAGAGTAGTTTGAGTTTGAGAAAActactttctctttttaatttttaattttataaatgcataaaaatattatattcttttatttcttattttaaatatttatgcaaaacatatataacaagtcttaatttataatatatatatatatatatatgataaaaaaaataaaaataatgaaacgaATGGGAATGAAATATAGAATATAATGGTATTATATTCCATTGTTTGGATTGGTAAAATGAGGGTGAAATATAATGTAAACTAGTAGGACctatttcatctttttcttttgtccaCATTGAAGAATTAATCTAGAATGGAAATTTTATTCCATTTCATTAaaacatatcaaaataataaatgaaaattttattctattattttcatttccacttcactttttttaattcattacattctatttcttctcttttttcatcTATCTATACAATTTACAAATATAGCTCAAAACACTAGGAACCACGTGATTGTGGCATCATCTTAAGATGTGTCCCTTTCAGCAACCTCAACTCCAATAACCAAGGGACTGCTTCATCTTCTAGAATTAGTTGTTATGACTTTCTCTTGAACAGGCAAATCCAAAAGAGTATGTCTCGCTTCAACTGATTCAGCAAGCAAGGTATTTTTCTAAAGTTCATTAATGATTGATACTTTACATTTACATTTTAGCTTAAGAAAAACTTGTACCTGTAAAGGGGTAATCAAgtaatctttctttttctaactcCTTTTTCAAGGTCTTCTACTTCTGGTGATCAATGTtcgatgataaaaaaaaagaagggataTCTGCCAAAGACGCTCAAGTCAGATCTGGGACAAGAACAATAAACAAGTATTTAATATATTGTAAATAGTCTTACCTCGATATTCTTGCAActatttatacatattttaatggCCCTTAGACCTATAGGCCTTGGTACGTCATTACCATTTTACGTAACACTCTAGTAATTGCCATTAAGGTTTCTATTAATAGTCCAATGATTTTTACTTAAATAACCCTAATGTTTTTGTGGTCATGATTCTTCATCTTTGGGTATTTGCGTTCTCAGCTAGGCTGAGAATCGATCCCTATGTCGAGCACCTAGTCAAGTACCAAAGTAGTATTCAGGGGTGTTCAGATATTCAGCTAGGTCGAGTGTCGATCACCATGTTAAGTACCTTAATGCTTTATGTATACACGTGTTTTGTATTCGGTCAGTTGGCATACACACATGTTTGAACATGGAAACTGGTCAAATACAAATGTTTAGGTATTTAGCTATGTCGAGTGCCTAAACACCTGTGTGCTTTGTGGATACTTTTGTGATTCATAATCTAGTTAAGTACCTGGATACTCTCTAAGGATGACTTGTGTTTTTGTGTGTTAAGGCAGAAGGGTATATACGAGAATTCGATTAGTCCACATACCCGTACGGTGTACAAGCCCCCCAAGCCTCGAGGAACACAGTGAATGAGAAAGGCTATAAAGATTCGTATTGTGAAGTTTAACTGTGACGATTGAATTTTCAAACTTTGATGGCATTTGGTGTTCTCTCTCAGACATGACTTGATATGGTTGTAATCGTTTGGGCTTGGATTTTAATCATTATCGACCCCCTATATAAAAAAGGGATTTACATCATTCTGGTTTTACACTTAGAATTATGAACTCACTCTACACCGGATACTACTTGATTTCTTTGTAGAGTCGAGTACTGGACTCGTGCCTAGGGCTCCCGCAAACTAGGATTTCTTTTATGTGTATGGTTGTATATTTTGTGATCTTCACATGGAGATGCCCATTGACAATTTCACCATGGTCGTCCTTCGCATTCTTAACGTTGCTCCTTCTCAATTGCATCCCAACATATGGGTAGCTATTCAGGCTTTTCGTGCCTTGTGTAGTTTTTTTCGCTTTGAGTCAACAGTGCGGTTGTTCCTTTACTATTTTCGAACTTGGCCGACAGACAAAGCTCAATGGTTATCTCTGATACATCATCAAGATAGGCCATTGTTTAGGCCTTTTATGTCTTCCTATAAAAACTTCAAAATGGGTTTTTCAAAGTGGTTATCATCCCATGATTGGGTGACAActtcttttatgattttgatggtCGGTcgttattttcattttactcgCAACAAGTGCCGAGGAAGTATGATGACTTCCCGAAGGAGTATTTGAGTGAAGACAAAAGGCATAATTTGCCAATTCAAGAATGACTTCCCCACAGGTTGTCTGCCAAGCCTATTGTTTCTTTATACAAGTTCCTTACTATAATGGAGGACTTGAAAGGTATATTACTCTTTCTTTTTACCATTTTGCTACTTTGTTATCGGCTttctaacttaattattttgtttttagataTTGTTCATTCTATTGGAATGGATGCTCGGGACATTGATGTCGCGTGCCAGGAGGTCGGTGTTACTTCTAGCAATGCTATTGTTGTTGCCCCCTAGAACGGAATCCTACTCCTCATTCGATGCCTCTGGATGTTGTTCCTTGGTGATatgaacaagaagaagaaaacaaggcGAGATGTCGAGGAGGAGAGTCATCCAAGAGAGTTGCAACAACCAACTCGATACCAATTCAACACTCCACTGCCCAGCTTTACTAAAGCTCTCTCTATGGTATTAGGAAAAGAGTTTTCCAATTTCGCATACCACCTTCAAAATCAGATGTTGAGCAGTGTTGTATTTGATTATGGCAAAGATATATTACAAGGTGCCAATGTGGACTTCCAAGCTTTTATGTGCAATGCCTGggaaaaaatattggagaagcatCGTGTTGGTTTCGACAAGGCAATTCGACAAGTGAGATATAAGTTTGAGATTTGGAATGATGTTGCCTTTGATATGTTGATGGATGTCTATGAAGGGAACTTGGTCTCTATTCAAGACATTCCTAGAAGGACTCCCCGATTCTCGTCCTCCGACCCCCGGTACCTTTCATCTTGCTATGCCTCATACCGATACCCTAATGACGAATACTGATAGCGTTGAGGATGATACTAGGAATCAAAATGAGGGTGAAGAGAACAATAGATaggttttatatattaattgtggTTGTTTGGGAAGTATTTTGTGTTGGTCGTTTAGgcttttattaacttttttgtaTTAATGCTtgtaaattaatgaaataagttTTCTTCGATGTTGGCTACAAAAAGACTTAATATTTTggttagaaatattaatatgaCTAATTACGTATGTTATAGCGATTCATGAGTTGAATTAATTTGGTTGTCGGTTTAAAGGTATTCAGGAGGAAAACTCTTCAATGTTTATGGAaggaaaggttttttttttctcaagatGCGTCCTTGGCCGAGTATGGGTACTTGGGACGAGAACTTTTTCATGAGGTGTGTCCTTGGCCAAGTGGGTGTACTCAGGAGAGAAACCTTTTTTTCACAATCTGCATCCTTAGTCGAGTGAGGGTGCTTAGTagggaaacattttttttcacaagGTGCGTCCTTAGCCGAGTGAGAGTGCTCGAGAgggaaacctttttttttcacaagGTGCGTCCTTAGCCGAGTGAGGGTGGTCGAGAGGGAAACTTTATTTCACAAGGTGCATCCTTAGCTGAGTGAGGGTGCTCAGGAGAGAAACCTTTTTTTTCACAAGGTGTGTCCTTGGCCAAGTGTGGGTACTAGAGAGGGAAACCTTTCTAGTATACATTTAACCGAGCATAGGTAATTGtcaagagaaaaaatga
Protein-coding sequences here:
- the LOC100791754 gene encoding protein phosphatase 2C 77 isoform X2; its protein translation is MTGFVIVEGWEGNFLSYLDRDFDGGDVLCGCSAIKSSDDCHDSGNLEDEVGIAEVIPPIQDREGESPMLDMISQNRSTLVAGDEELTMEIEEDSLSFEGDQFVDSSCSLSVVSENSSVCGEESFCFDATSDVGTPCSTDVEKSICAVNIVAEAVDLGESNVDTDIMTDPLAVAVSLEEESGVRSGPKSSAVDLHQLPQEKGVSGTVGRSVFELDYTPLYGFISLCGRRPEMEDAVATVPRFLKIPIQMLIGDRVIDGINKCFNQQMTHFFGVYDGHGGSQVANYCRDRTHWALAEEIEFVKEGLISGSMKDGCQNQWKKVFTNCFLKVDAEVGGKVNNEPVAPETVGSTAVVAVICASHIIVANCGDSRAVLCRGKEPMALSVDHKPNRDDEYARIEAAGGKVIQWNGHRVFGVLAMSRSIGDRYLKPWIIPEPEVTFVPRTKDDECLILASDGLWDVMTNEEVCDLARKRIILWYKKNGLEQPSSERGEGIDPAAQAAAEYLSNRALQKGSKDNISVIVVDLKPQRKYKSKT
- the LOC100791754 gene encoding protein phosphatase 2C 77 isoform X3 — encoded protein: MEEMSFAVAVPLRVGSDDCHDSGNLEDEVGIAEVIPPIQDREGESPMLDMISQNRSTLVAGDEELTMEIEEDSLSFEGDQFVDSSCSLSVVSENSSVCGEESFCFDATSDVGTPCSTDVEKSICAVNIVAEAVDLGESNVDTDIMTDPLAVAVSLEEESGVRSGPKSSAVDLHQLPQEKGVSGTVGRSVFELDYTPLYGFISLCGRRPEMEDAVATVPRFLKIPIQMLIGDRVIDGINKCFNQQMTHFFGVYDGHGGSQVANYCRDRTHWALAEEIEFVKEGLISGSMKDGCQNQWKKVFTNCFLKVDAEVGGKVNNEPVAPETVGSTAVVAVICASHIIVANCGDSRAVLCRGKEPMALSVDHKPNRDDEYARIEAAGGKVIQWNGHRVFGVLAMSRSIGDRYLKPWIIPEPEVTFVPRTKDDECLILASDGLWDVMTNEEVCDLARKRIILWYKKNGLEQPSSERGEGIDPAAQAAAEYLSNRALQKGSKDNISVIVVDLKPQRKYKSKT
- the LOC100791754 gene encoding protein phosphatase 2C 77 isoform X4, which encodes MLDMISQNRSTLVAGDEELTMEIEEDSLSFEGDQFVDSSCSLSVVSENSSVCGEESFCFDATSDVGTPCSTDVEKSICAVNIVAEAVDLGESNVDTDIMTDPLAVAVSLEEESGVRSGPKSSAVDLHQLPQEKGVSGTVGRSVFELDYTPLYGFISLCGRRPEMEDAVATVPRFLKIPIQMLIGDRVIDGINKCFNQQMTHFFGVYDGHGGSQVANYCRDRTHWALAEEIEFVKEGLISGSMKDGCQNQWKKVFTNCFLKVDAEVGGKVNNEPVAPETVGSTAVVAVICASHIIVANCGDSRAVLCRGKEPMALSVDHKPNRDDEYARIEAAGGKVIQWNGHRVFGVLAMSRSIGDRYLKPWIIPEPEVTFVPRTKDDECLILASDGLWDVMTNEEVCDLARKRIILWYKKNGLEQPSSERGEGIDPAAQAAAEYLSNRALQKGSKDNISVIVVDLKPQRKYKSKT
- the LOC100791754 gene encoding protein phosphatase 2C 77 isoform X1 — its product is MEEMSFAVAVPLRVGNCNCNSVCDNPTTVVPHMDVSRFKLMGDTGLLSNSVTKIFTETVAGSDDCHDSGNLEDEVGIAEVIPPIQDREGESPMLDMISQNRSTLVAGDEELTMEIEEDSLSFEGDQFVDSSCSLSVVSENSSVCGEESFCFDATSDVGTPCSTDVEKSICAVNIVAEAVDLGESNVDTDIMTDPLAVAVSLEEESGVRSGPKSSAVDLHQLPQEKGVSGTVGRSVFELDYTPLYGFISLCGRRPEMEDAVATVPRFLKIPIQMLIGDRVIDGINKCFNQQMTHFFGVYDGHGGSQVANYCRDRTHWALAEEIEFVKEGLISGSMKDGCQNQWKKVFTNCFLKVDAEVGGKVNNEPVAPETVGSTAVVAVICASHIIVANCGDSRAVLCRGKEPMALSVDHKPNRDDEYARIEAAGGKVIQWNGHRVFGVLAMSRSIGDRYLKPWIIPEPEVTFVPRTKDDECLILASDGLWDVMTNEEVCDLARKRIILWYKKNGLEQPSSERGEGIDPAAQAAAEYLSNRALQKGSKDNISVIVVDLKPQRKYKSKT
- the LOC100791754 gene encoding protein phosphatase 2C 16 isoform X5, with protein sequence MEEMSFAVAVPLRVGNCNCNSVCDNPTTVVPHMDVSRFKLMGDTGLLSNSVTKIFTETVAGSDDCHDSGNLEDEVGIAEVIPPIQDREGESPMLDMISQNRSTLVAGDEELTMEIEEDSLSFEGDQFVDSSCSLSVVSENSSVCGEESFCFDATSDVGTPCSTDVEKSICAVNIVAEAVDLGESNVDTDIMTDPLAVAVSLEEESGVRSGPKSSAVDLHQLPQEKGVSGTVGRSVFELDYTPLYGFISLCGRRPEMEDAVATVPRFLKIPIQMLIGDRVIDGINKCFNQQMTHFFGVYDGHGGSQVANYCRDRTHWALAEEIEFVKEGLISGSMKDGCQNQWKKVFTNCFLKVDAEVGGKVNNEPVAPETVGSTAVVAVICASHIIVANCGDSRAVLCRGKEPMALSVDHKN